In Mycolicibacterium phocaicum, one DNA window encodes the following:
- a CDS encoding GTP cyclohydrolase II yields MVLESDAASGPPRAVPPRGSARHIRLTSHSGAADALPIHWGAATAAERGPVIGTTTTRAHRNVIGTHSGSYSVYRALAVAAGALSPAHRADLTNTAPTDVIGPYPQWTDPGAIVSLDPWGAMVADAFTAELAGGYDIRPTIAITKAHVILPEVAEAIGKGRLRPDGRVLLDNGAALVTKAAIEPVWFLPGVAARFGCSETELRRVLFEETGGMYPELVTRGDLEVFLPPIGGQTLYIFGQPRDLADPSVELTARVHDECNGSDVFGSDICTCRPYLTHAIEECIQGAQRGGVGLVAYSRKEGRALGEVTKFLVYNARKRQVGGDTADQYFARTECVAGVQDMRFQELMPDVLHWLGIRTIHRLVSMSNMKYDAITGSGIEVVERVNIPDDLIPADARVEIDAKTAAGYFTPGPVPDADELKIAKGRGLTS; encoded by the coding sequence CGCCGCCGAGCGCGGACCGGTGATCGGGACCACGACCACGCGAGCGCACCGCAACGTGATCGGCACCCACAGCGGGTCCTACAGCGTCTACCGGGCTCTGGCGGTGGCGGCCGGCGCGCTCTCACCCGCGCACCGCGCCGACCTGACCAACACCGCACCCACCGACGTCATCGGCCCGTATCCGCAATGGACCGACCCCGGGGCGATCGTGAGCCTGGACCCGTGGGGTGCCATGGTCGCGGACGCGTTCACCGCCGAACTGGCCGGCGGATACGACATCCGGCCGACCATCGCCATCACCAAAGCCCATGTGATCCTGCCGGAGGTCGCCGAGGCGATCGGCAAAGGCCGGCTCCGCCCCGACGGTCGCGTGTTACTGGACAACGGCGCCGCCCTGGTGACCAAGGCGGCCATCGAGCCGGTCTGGTTCCTTCCCGGGGTCGCGGCGCGATTCGGTTGCAGCGAAACGGAACTGCGCCGCGTGCTGTTCGAGGAGACCGGCGGCATGTATCCCGAGCTCGTCACGCGCGGCGATCTGGAGGTCTTCCTGCCACCCATCGGCGGGCAGACCCTCTACATCTTCGGCCAGCCCCGCGACCTTGCCGACCCCAGCGTGGAGCTGACCGCCCGCGTACACGACGAGTGCAATGGATCCGACGTGTTCGGCTCCGACATCTGTACCTGCCGGCCGTACCTCACCCACGCCATCGAGGAGTGCATCCAGGGTGCGCAGCGAGGCGGCGTGGGGCTGGTGGCCTACTCGCGCAAGGAGGGTCGCGCGCTGGGGGAGGTCACCAAGTTCCTGGTGTACAACGCGCGTAAGCGTCAGGTCGGTGGCGACACCGCCGACCAGTACTTCGCCCGCACGGAATGCGTTGCCGGCGTGCAAGATATGCGTTTCCAGGAACTGATGCCCGACGTCCTGCACTGGCTGGGTATCCGCACGATTCACCGGCTGGTGTCAATGAGCAACATGAAATACGACGCCATCACCGGCTCGGGTATCGAGGTCGTCGAACGCGTCAACATCCCCGACGACCTGATCCCGGCCGACGCCCGCGTCGAGATCGACGCCAAGACGGCCGCCGGTTACTTCACCCCCGGGCCGGTGCCCGACGCCGACGAACTGAAGATCGCCAAGGGCCGCGGACTCACGTCATGA